One segment of Eretmochelys imbricata isolate rEreImb1 chromosome 5, rEreImb1.hap1, whole genome shotgun sequence DNA contains the following:
- the LYSMD3 gene encoding lysM and putative peptidoglycan-binding domain-containing protein 3, with translation MKSSWGSGRRPERMAGRSQPPAGALPAAGGSRAYPFGNGLQADGEAQEEDGEVSELRPRGREKVRRSTSRDRLDDIVLLTKDIQEGETLNAIALQYCCSVADIKRINNLITDQDFFALRSIKIPVKKFSLLTETHCSPKGKQVSRSLSSTQFSPEFQETSPTSDSFSCNETVGNFLKEVDRDIEQIVKCNDTKRENLNEVVSALSAQQICFEPDAKTKKRKDPYYGADWGIGWWTAVVIMLVIGIITPVFYLLYYEVLVKVDVSHHSTMESAHSLVTAPSQQKQIENGINPANIMNVESEEELQHYNGKSQETVVHRHMT, from the exons ATGAAGAGTTCCTGGGGGAGCGGCAG GCGTCCCGAGAGAATGGCCGGGAGGAGCCAGCCCCCGGCCGGAGCCCTGCCCGCCGCGGGCGGCAGCCGCGCCTACCCGTTTGGAAACGGCCTCCAGGCGGACGGCGAGGCGCAGGAGGAGGACGGGGAGGTGTCCGAGCTGCGCccaagagggagggagaaggtgcGACGAAGCACCTCGCGAGACCGTCTGGATGATATTGTGCTACTAACGAAGGACATCCAGGAAGGCGAGACGTTAAACGCGATAGCGCTGCAATATTGTTGCTCG GTTGCAGACATCAAGAGGATTAATAATCTTATCACTGACCAGGATTTTTTTGCACTGAGATCTATCAAAATTCCAGTAAAGAAGTTCAGTTTATTGACTGAAACTCATTGCTCTCCAAAAGGCAAGCAAGTTTCAAGATCCTTATCTTCTACTCAGTTTTCCCCAGAATTCCAAGAAACATCACCAACTTCTGATTCATTTTCCTGTAATGAGACTGTTGGCAACTTCTTGAAAGAAGTGGATCGCGATATAGAACAAATAGTAAAGTGTAACGATACAAAGAGAGAGAATCTTAATGAAGTTGTTTCTGCCTTATCTGCACAGCAGATATGCTTTGAACCTGATGCTAAAACCAAAAAACGGAAAGATCCCTATTATGGAGCAGACTGGGGCATAGGATGGTGGACAGCAGTGGTGATAATGTTGGTGATTGGTATAATAACTCCAGTTTTTTATCTCTTATATTATGAGGTTTTAGTGAAAGTGGATGTTAGTCACCATTCTACAATGGAATCTGCCCACTCACTAGTCACAGCACCATCACAACAAAAGCAAATTGAAAATGGAATAAATCCAGCCAACATCATGAATGTTGAGAGTGAGGAAGAGCTTCAGCATTATAATGGAAAGTCCCAGGAGACTGTTGTTCATAGACATATGACATAA